A single region of the Candidatus Omnitrophota bacterium genome encodes:
- a CDS encoding HypC/HybG/HupF family hydrogenase formation chaperone codes for MCLAIPVKVIKIKENSAQVNMAGVKRLVDVRFLEGLQVGDYILVHAGFAIEKIDEEQAKETLKLLEQIYYDE; via the coding sequence ATGTGCCTTGCCATACCAGTTAAAGTGATCAAGATAAAAGAAAATTCCGCGCAAGTGAATATGGCCGGCGTAAAACGCCTGGTAGATGTGCGTTTCCTGGAAGGCCTGCAAGTCGGCGACTATATCCTGGTGCACGCGGGTTTCGCTATTGAGAAAATCGATGAAGAACAGGCAAAGGAAACCCTTAAATTGCTGGAACAGATATATTACGACGAGTAA
- the hypE gene encoding hydrogenase expression/formation protein HypE: MEERILLGHGSGGKLSHRLLKEVVFPCFSNPILDKADDAAIFDCKGRLAFTTDSFVVHPLFFPGGDIGKLAVCGTVNDLAVMAAKPLYLTAACIVEEGFEISLLKKVIRSMAEAAKLAGVEIIGGDFKVVEKNSCDGIFINTTGIGMVDAKVKVSGNNAKAGDAIIINGNIGEHGAAVMSARQDYKLETNIKSDCAALNHLIACILKTSSKVHVMRDPTRGGVATTLNEVALQSGVRIQVDEDSLPIPEAVKGVCELLGIDPLYMANEGKVLVFAPGSESKKILSAMRKNPLGKNSRIIGEVIKKDTPLVLLRTAIGSTRILDMLTGEQLPRIC, encoded by the coding sequence ATGGAAGAACGGATACTTTTAGGACACGGCAGCGGCGGGAAGCTAAGCCACAGACTTTTAAAAGAGGTCGTCTTCCCTTGCTTCTCCAACCCCATTCTGGATAAGGCCGACGACGCCGCGATATTTGACTGCAAAGGCAGGCTCGCCTTCACCACCGACTCATTTGTGGTCCACCCCCTATTCTTCCCGGGAGGGGATATCGGTAAACTGGCGGTCTGCGGCACTGTAAACGACCTCGCGGTAATGGCCGCCAAGCCATTATACCTTACTGCCGCCTGCATAGTAGAAGAAGGATTTGAGATCAGCCTATTGAAGAAAGTGATCCGCTCAATGGCCGAGGCAGCAAAACTCGCCGGGGTCGAGATCATCGGCGGTGATTTCAAGGTGGTTGAGAAAAACTCTTGCGACGGGATCTTTATCAATACTACAGGGATAGGAATGGTTGATGCCAAAGTAAAGGTATCAGGCAATAACGCTAAGGCTGGTGACGCAATCATCATCAACGGCAACATCGGCGAGCACGGGGCAGCGGTAATGTCCGCCCGGCAGGATTACAAGCTGGAAACCAACATAAAAAGCGACTGCGCCGCCCTTAATCACCTGATAGCCTGTATATTAAAAACCTCTTCTAAGGTCCATGTAATGCGCGATCCCACCCGAGGCGGCGTGGCTACCACCCTTAATGAGGTCGCCTTGCAATCCGGTGTGCGCATCCAGGTCGACGAAGACAGCCTGCCGATACCCGAAGCGGTAAAAGGCGTTTGTGAGCTCTTAGGCATTGATCCTTTATACATGGCTAACGAAGGCAAGGTGCTGGTATTTGCCCCGGGAAGTGAAAGCAAAAAAATATTATCGGCGATGCGCAAGAACCCCCTGGGAAAAAATTCCCGCATCATCGGGGAGGTAATCAAAAAAGATACCCCTCTGGTATTGCTGCGCACCGCTATAGGGTCAACCAGGATCCTGGACATGCTTACCGGCGAACAACTCCCCCGCATCTGTTGA
- the hypD gene encoding hydrogenase formation protein HypD has protein sequence MKYIDEFRDKDIVKKLAQRIKRLKPQNINLMEVCGTHTMAIFRSGIKQILPQGVNIISGPGCPVCVTDQGDIDSMLKLAGIKNVISTSFGDMLRVPGTTSSLEKERAKGCDIRSVYSPLDSLEIARENKNKEVVFLAVGFETTSPAIASAVSDARENKLDNFSIYPCHKLIPPALEALLKAKELRLDGFICPGHVSSIIGSASYEFVASQHKIPCVISGFEPVDILESILMLLKQIREERAEVEIQYKRAVRPEGNPLARELLKDVFTTTEARWRGLGTIPESGLNLNSDFKKFNAKEKFDLTVKNPVRPGNCLCGQVLRGVKTPDQCGLFAKACTPENPYGPCMVSSEGTCAAWYKYNR, from the coding sequence ATGAAATATATAGACGAATTTCGTGACAAAGATATTGTTAAAAAACTGGCGCAGCGGATAAAAAGGCTGAAACCGCAGAATATAAATCTAATGGAAGTCTGCGGGACGCATACCATGGCCATATTCCGCTCAGGGATAAAACAAATACTGCCGCAAGGAGTTAACATAATCTCCGGCCCTGGATGCCCGGTGTGCGTGACCGATCAAGGGGATATTGACAGCATGCTCAAGCTGGCCGGGATAAAGAATGTCATCTCTACTTCCTTCGGGGATATGCTCAGGGTTCCGGGAACAACCAGCTCCCTGGAAAAAGAACGCGCCAAGGGATGCGATATACGCAGCGTTTACAGCCCGTTAGACAGCCTGGAAATAGCCAGGGAGAATAAGAACAAGGAAGTGGTTTTCTTGGCAGTGGGATTTGAGACCACCTCTCCTGCCATAGCCTCGGCAGTCTCCGACGCGCGCGAAAATAAGCTGGATAATTTCTCGATCTACCCTTGCCATAAGCTTATACCGCCGGCGTTGGAAGCTTTGCTTAAAGCAAAAGAACTGAGGTTGGACGGTTTTATCTGCCCGGGGCACGTTTCCAGCATAATCGGCAGCGCGAGTTACGAATTCGTCGCTTCCCAGCATAAAATACCTTGCGTTATCTCCGGCTTTGAGCCGGTGGATATACTGGAATCGATACTGATGCTTTTGAAACAGATCCGCGAAGAGCGCGCTGAGGTTGAGATCCAGTATAAGCGCGCGGTGCGCCCCGAAGGAAATCCCCTTGCCCGGGAATTGCTCAAAGACGTATTCACGACGACCGAAGCCAGATGGCGGGGATTAGGGACAATTCCGGAAAGCGGACTTAACCTGAACAGCGATTTCAAGAAATTCAACGCAAAGGAAAAATTCGATCTGACGGTAAAAAACCCGGTCCGGCCCGGGAATTGTTTATGCGGACAGGTATTACGAGGAGTAAAAACCCCGGATCAATGCGGACTTTTCGCGAAAGCCTGCACCCCGGAAAATCCTTATGGCCCGTGCATGGTCTCTTCTGAAGGGACCTGTGCCGCCTGGTATAAATACAATCGTTGA
- a CDS encoding response regulator: MINKKKVLVIDDSKLILTMIADELEMRGFEFIAVSDGAQGLKKVKESKPDIIILDLILPGLSGEEVCREIRRDERTFDIPVIMLTAKNTDADKIIGKVIGADCYIPKPFEMDNLLKEITRLIK, from the coding sequence ATGATAAACAAGAAAAAGGTCCTGGTGATAGATGACAGCAAGCTTATCCTCACGATGATCGCGGATGAGCTGGAAATGCGCGGGTTCGAGTTCATTGCGGTTTCCGACGGAGCTCAGGGCCTGAAGAAAGTAAAAGAATCAAAGCCCGATATTATTATCCTGGATCTTATATTGCCCGGTCTTTCCGGTGAAGAGGTGTGCCGGGAGATAAGAAGGGATGAGAGGACATTCGATATCCCGGTTATCATGCTTACCGCCAAGAATACGGACGCGGATAAGATCATCGGCAAGGTTATCGGAGCCGACTGCTATATCCCCAAGCCGTTTGAGATGGATAACCTTTTGAAGGAAATAACCCGGCTCATTAAATAA
- a CDS encoding carbon starvation protein A has protein sequence MNIGLLLILSLPVYFLAYRFYGKFISRVFNENDKTPTPAVAMKDDVDYVPTKLEVIFSHHFASIAGAGPIIGPTIALIFGYLPVFLWVVLGTVFIGAVQDYTALFVSIREKGHSIAEVADRTLGRFGFFLLISFTIIMLVYVTSAFLALTTISLTSMVPLEAMKVGPGETILKTITGSDGIVKARIGGIASTSVIIMTLCAPFIGFLLYKKQRNVAIVGLFALVIGMLAIIIGVVLPVTLDPKIWMILLTLYVIVAARVPVWMLLQPRDFTNSFLLYIGIFFLFIGVISGGFMGIKLQAPALNIAEGTNILGSIWPFLFITVACGAISGFHALVAGGTISKQITRESDARKIGYGGMLLESLLAVLVILTVAGGLDFTTYSSILNPAGKGTEGNPILAFALSMGALLNKSLGLPVAGGTVFGILLVEGFVITTLDTAVRLNRYLFEELWSVLIKKPPKIFRSYMFNASLSAGLMLLLCYTNSFKQIWPVFGSANQLLAALTLIVVSVWLAQRKKATFFTILPAIFMMVTTIYSLWQMLTTQYMPQNKHPLSITAFLLILLSIGVIFLATNKLSSHIFSRRKLPSHKQ, from the coding sequence ATGAATATAGGATTATTACTAATACTCTCCCTGCCGGTTTATTTCCTTGCCTACCGTTTCTACGGAAAATTCATTTCCCGCGTATTTAACGAAAACGACAAAACCCCCACCCCGGCTGTTGCTATGAAGGATGACGTAGATTACGTGCCGACAAAGCTGGAAGTGATCTTCTCACACCATTTTGCTTCCATAGCCGGAGCAGGCCCTATAATCGGGCCGACAATAGCCCTTATATTCGGTTATCTTCCGGTATTTTTATGGGTGGTCCTGGGTACGGTCTTTATAGGCGCGGTCCAGGATTACACCGCGCTTTTTGTAAGCATACGGGAAAAAGGGCATTCTATCGCCGAGGTCGCTGACCGCACCCTGGGCCGATTCGGTTTTTTTCTGCTTATCTCTTTCACCATTATAATGCTGGTTTATGTCACTTCCGCCTTTCTCGCCTTGACCACCATATCGCTTACATCCATGGTCCCGCTGGAAGCCATGAAAGTCGGCCCCGGGGAAACAATACTAAAAACCATAACCGGATCCGACGGCATAGTCAAAGCCCGCATCGGCGGGATCGCGTCAACTTCAGTGATCATAATGACCCTGTGCGCGCCATTCATCGGCTTCCTGCTCTATAAAAAACAGCGCAATGTCGCGATAGTCGGGCTTTTTGCCTTGGTCATCGGGATGCTCGCCATAATCATAGGCGTGGTCCTTCCGGTCACCCTCGATCCCAAAATCTGGATGATCCTGTTAACCCTTTACGTTATTGTAGCTGCCCGGGTCCCGGTGTGGATGCTTCTTCAACCGCGGGATTTCACCAATTCTTTTTTACTTTATATAGGTATTTTCTTCCTGTTCATCGGGGTGATCTCTGGAGGTTTTATGGGGATCAAGCTCCAGGCGCCGGCGTTGAATATAGCCGAAGGAACCAATATCCTGGGATCGATCTGGCCTTTCCTTTTTATTACTGTTGCCTGCGGAGCCATTTCCGGATTCCATGCGCTGGTCGCCGGGGGAACCATTTCAAAACAAATAACCCGGGAATCAGACGCAAGAAAAATCGGGTACGGCGGAATGCTCCTGGAATCGCTTTTAGCTGTTCTGGTGATCCTGACAGTAGCAGGAGGGCTGGATTTCACTACCTACAGCAGCATTCTAAATCCCGCCGGCAAAGGAACGGAGGGGAATCCTATCCTGGCGTTTGCCTTATCCATGGGCGCATTGCTGAACAAATCGCTGGGCCTTCCGGTCGCCGGAGGCACGGTCTTTGGAATATTGTTGGTCGAAGGATTCGTGATCACTACGCTGGATACCGCGGTAAGGCTTAACCGTTATCTTTTCGAAGAACTCTGGTCGGTACTAATTAAAAAACCGCCGAAGATCTTTAGATCTTATATGTTCAACGCCAGTCTATCAGCCGGGCTGATGCTGCTTTTATGTTATACTAACAGCTTTAAGCAGATATGGCCCGTCTTCGGCTCGGCGAACCAACTCCTGGCGGCATTAACCCTGATCGTAGTCTCGGTATGGCTTGCCCAGCGTAAAAAAGCTACCTTTTTTACCATCCTGCCGGCGATATTCATGATGGTGACCACCATTTATTCGCTCTGGCAGATGCTGACCACGCAATATATGCCGCAGAACAAACACCCGCTAAGCATCACCGCTTTTCTGCTCATCCTGTTATCTATCGGCGTGATCTTTCTGGCCACGAATAAATTAAGCAGCCACATCTTCTCCAGGCGTAAACTTCCCTCCCATAAACAGTAG
- a CDS encoding hydrogenase small subunit, translated as MELTRREFLKLCSASAVGMGISQLVIPELVQAMEQAASTKPPVIWLQGSNCTGCVVSLLNTAHPTIAEVLLKIIDLHYLPTVMAASGETAVNYLDIISEKAKGEYFLLVEGAVSTKDDGIYCTIGQKDGKEMTFLETIKTLGPKAKAIISVGDCASFGGISAAKPNPTGCKPVSEVVSGVPIINIQGCPPHPDWLLGTIVHVLLFGLPELDDKGRPKMFYGETVHQNCPNYSYFAEGKMATKIGEKGCLIQLGCKGPMASSDCPLRKWNSGVNWCVGVGAPCIGCSSPDFPDGMSPFYSALPKDKWPKKDSEIA; from the coding sequence ATGGAACTTACGAGGCGAGAGTTTTTGAAGCTGTGCAGCGCTTCAGCGGTCGGTATGGGTATTTCTCAGCTTGTTATCCCGGAATTGGTCCAAGCTATGGAACAGGCTGCTTCTACCAAACCCCCGGTTATCTGGCTTCAGGGTTCTAATTGCACCGGCTGCGTTGTTTCTTTGCTTAATACCGCGCATCCTACTATAGCGGAGGTCTTGCTTAAGATCATTGACCTGCATTACCTGCCGACTGTTATGGCAGCTTCAGGGGAAACAGCTGTTAATTACCTTGATATAATATCTGAAAAGGCAAAAGGCGAATATTTCCTGCTGGTTGAAGGCGCTGTGTCGACAAAAGACGATGGTATCTATTGCACCATCGGCCAGAAAGACGGCAAGGAGATGACTTTCCTTGAGACTATCAAGACCCTCGGGCCCAAGGCCAAGGCGATTATTTCTGTTGGAGATTGCGCTTCGTTCGGAGGGATATCTGCGGCAAAACCGAATCCTACTGGATGTAAACCGGTAAGTGAGGTTGTTTCCGGAGTCCCAATTATTAATATCCAAGGCTGCCCGCCGCATCCGGACTGGTTATTGGGAACAATTGTCCATGTGCTTCTTTTCGGATTGCCTGAACTTGACGATAAAGGCAGGCCGAAAATGTTCTATGGAGAGACAGTTCATCAAAATTGCCCGAACTATTCTTATTTTGCAGAAGGGAAAATGGCCACCAAGATCGGCGAAAAAGGTTGCCTTATTCAATTAGGCTGCAAAGGCCCGATGGCCAGCTCGGATTGTCCTTTACGCAAATGGAACTCAGGCGTTAATTGGTGTGTCGGCGTGGGCGCGCCTTGTATCGGTTGCTCCAGCCCGGATTTCCCGGATGGGATGTCGCCGTTCTATTCCGCTCTGCCTAAGGATAAATGGCCTAAAAAGGATAGCGAGATTGCTTAG
- a CDS encoding DUF3108 domain-containing protein, with protein sequence MVKIFRRPVHLIIIVLSLSLAGCMMSGRIENSLFLGGKGGLTKYARDIVIVPPDSRLPEYEKLTYEMNWIGIPVGTLTTSVKGIKNINGRDAYVLEAVAKTNGFFSKIYRIDDRFISYMDVEKLHTLRHEVYRRDGSYKKDAITDFDQISHKAHFKNSLDKSEKHFDIPDNIQDILSACYYFRLLGLKVGDKVEYDVCSNEDNYRFLGLIQSKMFIRLPKIGENEAFQLMPYAKLQDKKVDKGRVSAYFSCDKRRIPLCAAVKGPIFTEVGITLTKIESEPPNSIKAKP encoded by the coding sequence ATGGTAAAGATATTCCGCAGGCCGGTTCATTTGATCATTATTGTGCTGTCCTTGTCATTGGCAGGATGCATGATGTCCGGCAGGATAGAAAATTCGTTATTCCTGGGGGGAAAAGGCGGTTTGACCAAATATGCCCGGGATATCGTGATCGTTCCGCCGGATTCGCGGCTGCCTGAATATGAAAAGCTGACCTATGAGATGAACTGGATCGGCATACCTGTCGGCACGCTTACTACGTCGGTAAAGGGAATAAAGAACATTAACGGCAGGGACGCGTATGTGTTGGAGGCGGTTGCCAAGACCAACGGTTTCTTTTCAAAGATCTACAGGATAGATGACCGGTTCATTTCATATATGGATGTCGAGAAGCTGCATACTTTGCGTCACGAGGTCTATCGCCGCGACGGCAGTTATAAGAAGGACGCGATAACCGATTTCGACCAGATAAGCCATAAGGCCCATTTCAAGAATTCCCTGGATAAATCCGAAAAGCATTTCGATATCCCTGATAATATCCAGGATATCTTGAGCGCCTGTTATTATTTTCGGCTTCTCGGGTTAAAAGTGGGGGACAAAGTGGAATACGATGTCTGCAGCAATGAAGACAATTATCGTTTCCTGGGTTTGATCCAGTCCAAGATGTTTATCCGGCTGCCGAAGATCGGCGAGAATGAGGCATTTCAGCTTATGCCTTACGCGAAGCTCCAGGACAAGAAGGTGGATAAAGGCAGGGTTAGCGCTTATTTTAGCTGCGATAAAAGAAGGATACCTTTATGTGCGGCGGTCAAAGGGCCGATATTCACCGAGGTGGGGATTACCCTGACTAAAATAGAATCTGAACCGCCAAACAGCATTAAAGCCAAACCTTAA
- the hypF gene encoding carbamoyltransferase HypF — MVYAAKIHLEGVVQGVGFRPFILRLCRELALTGFVLNTSSGVEIHVEAVRENILSFFENLGKELPPLARVTKKDINFVKPAGYSDFSIKESLKTRGQSALISPDIATCPDCLKELFDPSDRRFLYPFINCTNCGPRFSIIKDLPYDRPLTTMAGFKMCPDCKAEYKDIDQRRFHAQPNACSICGPALELVQLRGRRTKTLAKGKKALLETVKLLKSGKILAIKGIGGFHISCDADNPKAIRLLRERKKRPYKPFAIMVKDIRELTRWCEISGLEEKILSSPESPILLLKKKLENKITRLLSPYNNCLGVMLAYAPLHHLLLDAETLPGNALSKLVMTSANISDEPIEIENTLAINNLGGVCDYFLVHNRRIHNRTDDSIVQIMDEKPVLLRRSRGYAPFPFFTDNRMKNILACGAELKNTFCLAKDNFAFLSQFIGDLKTYPAFTFYQETINRLCGLLGMKPEIIACDLHPDYLSTKYALQYKENKPKVKIIQIQHHHSHLASVICEHRIKGKVIGVCLDGIGYGTDGKVWGGEFFAGDLKGFQRKGHLEYTPMPGGDKATQEPFRMGISYLYKTFGPDLSGIKIPFTAKYRKDLDRVINSAQINPLLTSSCGRLFDGVSALAGICDIITFEAEAAIRLQMLAEGSRSDKSYDFMIRNDNGLFIIKPQTAIRQLVEDIKKRIDKKDIARKFHNGLAKAVAQACRIMRERNGLETAVLSGGVFQNRLFLETCLDNLRRDKFTVYYNQLLPANDGAISLGQAAIANAFQDPVLQNAAAE; from the coding sequence ATGGTCTACGCTGCGAAAATACACCTCGAAGGAGTTGTCCAAGGAGTAGGCTTCCGGCCGTTCATCCTTCGCCTCTGCCGCGAACTTGCGTTAACCGGTTTCGTCTTAAACACTTCCAGCGGAGTAGAGATACACGTGGAGGCTGTCAGGGAAAATATATTATCATTCTTTGAAAACCTGGGAAAGGAACTCCCTCCCCTGGCAAGGGTCACCAAGAAAGATATAAACTTTGTTAAACCTGCCGGTTACAGTGATTTCTCGATCAAGGAAAGCCTAAAAACCCGGGGACAATCGGCATTAATAAGCCCTGACATAGCGACCTGCCCTGACTGCCTTAAAGAGCTTTTTGATCCCTCTGACCGCAGATTTCTTTACCCTTTTATAAATTGCACCAATTGCGGCCCGCGTTTCTCGATTATCAAAGACCTTCCCTACGACCGGCCTCTGACTACCATGGCCGGCTTCAAAATGTGTCCTGACTGTAAGGCCGAATACAAGGATATCGATCAGCGACGCTTTCACGCCCAGCCTAATGCCTGCTCTATATGCGGCCCGGCCCTGGAATTAGTTCAGCTTCGCGGGCGCCGGACAAAAACCCTGGCCAAAGGGAAAAAAGCCCTTCTTGAGACTGTAAAATTATTGAAATCAGGCAAGATCTTAGCCATAAAAGGTATCGGCGGATTTCATATCAGTTGCGACGCGGATAACCCTAAAGCGATCCGTCTTTTAAGAGAGCGCAAGAAACGGCCGTATAAACCTTTTGCCATAATGGTAAAAGATATCCGAGAGCTAACCCGATGGTGCGAGATATCCGGCCTTGAGGAAAAGATACTTTCCAGCCCGGAAAGCCCGATCCTTTTATTAAAGAAGAAGCTGGAGAATAAGATCACCCGCCTGCTCAGTCCTTATAATAATTGTTTGGGCGTGATGCTGGCTTACGCGCCCCTGCACCATCTTCTTTTGGACGCAGAGACCTTGCCCGGCAATGCGTTAAGCAAACTGGTAATGACCAGCGCGAATATCAGCGACGAACCCATAGAAATAGAGAATACCCTGGCAATAAATAACCTGGGCGGGGTCTGCGATTATTTCCTGGTCCATAACCGCCGTATACATAACCGGACCGACGATTCCATCGTCCAGATAATGGACGAAAAACCCGTACTCCTGCGCCGCAGCCGGGGATATGCGCCTTTCCCGTTCTTCACTGACAACCGGATGAAGAATATTCTGGCCTGCGGGGCCGAACTTAAAAACACATTTTGCCTGGCAAAAGATAATTTCGCTTTCTTAAGCCAGTTCATCGGCGACCTGAAGACTTACCCCGCATTCACCTTTTACCAGGAGACAATAAACAGGCTTTGCGGATTGTTGGGAATGAAACCGGAAATAATCGCCTGCGACCTTCACCCGGATTATCTTTCCACAAAATACGCGCTGCAATACAAAGAAAATAAACCAAAGGTAAAAATCATCCAGATCCAGCACCATCACAGCCATCTGGCCAGCGTTATCTGCGAACACCGGATAAAAGGAAAGGTCATCGGGGTCTGCCTGGACGGGATAGGTTATGGCACGGACGGCAAGGTATGGGGCGGAGAGTTCTTCGCCGGAGACCTGAAAGGCTTTCAAAGGAAAGGGCACTTGGAATATACGCCGATGCCCGGCGGGGATAAAGCGACGCAGGAGCCTTTCCGCATGGGCATAAGTTACCTGTATAAGACCTTTGGCCCGGACCTGTCCGGGATAAAGATCCCCTTTACCGCGAAATACCGCAAGGACCTGGACCGAGTCATCAACTCCGCCCAGATAAATCCCCTGCTTACTTCCAGTTGCGGCCGCCTTTTTGACGGAGTGAGTGCGCTGGCGGGAATTTGTGATATAATAACTTTTGAGGCTGAAGCGGCGATAAGATTACAAATGCTTGCCGAAGGATCCCGCAGCGATAAAAGTTACGATTTTATGATACGGAATGATAACGGTCTATTCATTATCAAGCCCCAAACGGCTATCCGGCAGCTGGTCGAAGATATTAAAAAAAGGATCGATAAAAAAGACATTGCCCGGAAATTTCACAACGGACTGGCAAAGGCCGTGGCCCAGGCCTGCAGGATAATGCGCGAGAGGAACGGTCTCGAAACGGCAGTCCTTTCCGGCGGGGTTTTTCAGAACAGGTTGTTCCTTGAAACATGCCTGGATAATCTACGCCGGGATAAATTCACGGTTTATTATAACCAGCTTTTGCCGGCTAATGACGGAGCGATTTCACTCGGCCAAGCAGCCATCGCCAACGCGTTTCAAGACCCGGTCTTACAAAACGCTGCGGCAGAATAA